One stretch of Thalassovita sp. DNA includes these proteins:
- a CDS encoding helix-turn-helix transcriptional regulator: MGTFSRIERLDHLESWLKSDDPLILRNAAEELGVSLRTIHRDLELLRKRGVPVETERGRGGGVRLPSTWGVGRISLTREETLDLLIGLAIGETAYSALQMGHVGAIRRKLLASFSHTDQRRISALRQRIRIGATSSGAVVDSFTSTPMQVGSALKEAFVLNRVLSISYRDGQGLKTTRAVEPHYLLLNPPVWYAICWDHLRGAPRTLRCDRMMEAEATDSLFNLRPWSVFEPSQDGNPTREA, from the coding sequence ATGGGCACATTTTCTCGCATCGAACGCTTGGATCACTTGGAGAGCTGGCTGAAGTCCGACGACCCTCTCATTCTTCGTAACGCAGCCGAAGAACTCGGCGTGTCACTGCGCACTATTCACCGTGATCTGGAGTTGCTCCGTAAACGCGGCGTGCCGGTCGAGACTGAGCGTGGGCGTGGCGGAGGCGTTCGGTTGCCTTCGACATGGGGTGTTGGGCGCATTTCGCTGACGCGGGAAGAAACACTCGACCTATTGATTGGTTTGGCCATCGGCGAAACCGCCTACAGCGCACTTCAAATGGGGCATGTCGGCGCGATCAGGCGCAAGCTACTGGCTTCCTTCTCGCATACTGACCAGCGTCGGATCAGTGCTTTGCGGCAACGTATCCGAATTGGCGCAACATCATCTGGTGCGGTGGTGGATAGCTTTACTTCTACGCCGATGCAGGTCGGGAGTGCGCTGAAAGAAGCCTTTGTACTGAACCGTGTTTTGTCAATTAGCTACCGCGATGGGCAGGGGCTGAAGACCACGCGCGCAGTCGAACCGCACTATCTGCTGCTCAACCCACCGGTCTGGTACGCAATCTGTTGGGATCACCTGCGCGGGGCGCCCCGAACACTCCGCTGCGATCGGATGATGGAAGCCGAGGCAACTGATAGTCTATTCAACCTGCGCCCCTGGTCCGTTTTCGAGCCAAGTCAGGACGGGAACCCGACGCGCGAAGCATGA